A section of the Metabacillus endolithicus genome encodes:
- a CDS encoding MASE3 domain-containing protein, whose amino-acid sequence MKTYQDHHKAYTISFIYTLVPLLLLYLIQYEFQTFYDPKNHLSIHLILEMYSVFISFIIFVFGWKAFGHNPPTTLLFVPFVFLAVGYFDFMHTLTYSDMPPLFVESSINKTAWFWVVARAIESISLAILFFYDEKTVRNLNRKLILLGTLIFLALLTVLVYTFGPQAPYLIIEGTGPTPFKNVLEYVFNGLHFLSFILVLRKLKHEKTDSNIYLIFAFVLLIIGGFQITLYQSVHDLVNIIGHVYKAIAYTFIYRAFFYSNLHLTFIHKEKAEKNLAVTQGILESFFTHTPDSIALCDQNGHVVKVNKGFEKLTKLRSEQVLGTPLSKTFPLFEQELNVLVKEVLQGNRIIDYEIGAKPPSSIRVNFTIYPIYFDEYIHFAAIARDITEERVAKEKLKQVEEELKEMIQEHQGVFVKFKKIDDYFTITLCHGELLNDMGISSDIVGFTLYPGSCGHLGTTIYSNLQKAWEGNERTFEFERHTGIYAVTLKPILRHFEVQEIIGSCIDITKLKKTEDLLRKSEKLAVVGEMAAGIAHEIRNPLTTLKGFTQILGKDAQEREKQFVDLMLSELSRIELITNDFMILAKPQAIKYQEHDLRKIVHHVLAIIEPQAILNNIEIISRNTSEEEILIICDENQLKQVFINLIKNAIESMPAGGQLDVSVELSHNGYVTINIKDTGCGIPEHVITRLGEPFYTLKEKGTGLGLMVSFRIIEAHKGKIEFSSKENAGTKVEIKLPLKSV is encoded by the coding sequence ATGAAAACATACCAGGACCACCATAAGGCCTATACGATCTCATTTATTTATACTTTGGTACCGTTACTTTTGTTATACCTCATTCAATATGAATTTCAAACTTTTTATGATCCTAAAAATCATTTAAGCATACACTTAATTCTTGAAATGTATAGCGTGTTTATCTCGTTCATTATTTTTGTTTTTGGATGGAAGGCTTTTGGTCATAATCCACCTACTACCTTGCTATTTGTGCCCTTTGTGTTTTTAGCTGTCGGCTATTTTGATTTTATGCACACACTAACATATTCTGATATGCCACCATTATTTGTTGAGAGTTCAATAAATAAGACCGCTTGGTTTTGGGTCGTAGCCCGAGCAATCGAATCCATTTCCTTGGCAATATTATTTTTTTATGATGAGAAAACTGTAAGGAACCTTAACAGAAAATTGATCCTATTAGGTACGCTTATTTTTCTTGCATTACTAACTGTTTTGGTTTATACCTTTGGACCTCAGGCTCCATATTTAATCATTGAAGGAACCGGACCAACACCTTTTAAAAATGTACTTGAATATGTTTTTAACGGCTTGCATTTCCTCTCATTTATTTTAGTTTTACGCAAATTAAAACATGAGAAAACAGATTCAAACATCTATTTAATATTTGCTTTTGTTCTTTTAATAATAGGCGGATTTCAAATTACGTTATATCAAAGCGTACATGATTTAGTAAATATTATTGGACATGTTTACAAAGCAATTGCCTATACCTTTATTTACCGGGCATTTTTCTATTCTAATCTTCACTTAACTTTTATACATAAAGAAAAGGCGGAGAAGAACCTGGCCGTTACACAAGGAATATTAGAATCATTTTTCACACACACCCCTGACAGTATTGCTCTTTGTGATCAAAATGGTCATGTTGTTAAAGTTAACAAAGGCTTTGAAAAGCTTACTAAATTAAGATCTGAACAAGTTCTAGGAACACCACTTTCAAAAACGTTTCCACTATTTGAACAGGAATTGAATGTTCTAGTTAAGGAAGTGTTACAAGGGAACAGAATTATTGATTATGAAATTGGAGCAAAACCTCCTAGTTCAATTAGAGTAAACTTTACGATATACCCTATTTATTTTGATGAGTATATTCATTTTGCTGCTATAGCAAGGGATATAACTGAGGAAAGAGTCGCTAAAGAAAAGCTTAAGCAAGTCGAAGAAGAGTTAAAAGAAATGATACAAGAGCATCAAGGAGTTTTTGTTAAATTTAAAAAGATTGATGATTATTTTACAATTACTCTTTGCCACGGAGAGCTTCTAAATGATATGGGAATCTCAAGTGATATTGTTGGCTTTACCTTATATCCCGGCAGTTGTGGTCATCTTGGCACAACAATCTATTCAAATTTACAAAAAGCATGGGAAGGAAACGAAAGAACCTTTGAGTTTGAAAGACATACAGGTATTTATGCCGTAACCCTGAAACCGATTCTTCGTCATTTTGAAGTACAGGAAATTATCGGCTCCTGTATAGACATTACAAAATTAAAGAAAACCGAAGATCTTCTAAGAAAATCAGAAAAGCTCGCTGTAGTTGGAGAGATGGCAGCTGGTATTGCCCATGAAATCAGGAATCCACTAACAACCTTAAAGGGTTTTACCCAAATCTTAGGTAAGGATGCCCAAGAGAGAGAGAAGCAATTTGTTGATCTTATGCTTTCAGAGTTAAGCCGGATCGAACTAATTACTAATGATTTTATGATTCTTGCAAAGCCACAAGCAATTAAATATCAAGAACATGATTTAAGAAAGATTGTTCATCATGTCTTAGCCATTATTGAGCCTCAAGCAATCTTAAACAATATAGAGATTATTAGCAGAAATACGTCTGAGGAAGAAATTCTCATCATATGTGATGAAAACCAGTTAAAACAAGTCTTTATTAATTTAATAAAAAATGCAATAGAATCAATGCCAGCCGGCGGTCAGCTCGATGTGTCAGTGGAACTATCTCACAACGGATATGTTACCATCAACATAAAAGACACTGGCTGCGGCATTCCAGAACATGTGATCACCCGACTAGGGGAACCTTTTTACACATTAAAAGAAAAAGGCACAGGATTAGGTCTAATGGTAAGCTTCCGTATTATCGAGGCACATAAAGGGAAAATTGAATTTAGTAGTAAAGAAAATGCCGGTACAAAGGTTGAAATTAAGTTACCGTTGAAATCAGTATAA
- the glyA gene encoding serine hydroxymethyltransferase, giving the protein MKHLPEQDAKVFEAIQLERTRQETKIELIASENFVSEAVMEAQGSVLTNKYAEGYPGRRYYGGCEHVDVVEDIARDRAKEIFGAEYVNVQPHSGAQANMGVYFTILEHGDTVLGMNLSHGGHLTHGKPVNFSGVQYNFVEYGVDEETHRINYEDVLEKARLHKPKLIVAGASAYPRAIDFKKFREIADEVGAYFMVDMAHIAGLVAAGLHENPVPYADFVTTTTHKTLRGPRGGMILCKEEFGKKIDKSIFPGIQGGPLMHVIAAKAVSFGETLQDSFKTYAQNIIDNAKRLAEKLQSEGLTLVSGGTDNHLLLVDVRSLQLTGKVAEHVLDEIGVTVNKNTIPFETESPFVTSGIRIGTAAVTSRGFGLEEMDEIGSIIAFALKNHEDEAKLAEAKQRVENLTSKFPLYRNL; this is encoded by the coding sequence ATGAAACATTTACCAGAACAAGATGCAAAAGTATTTGAAGCCATTCAGTTAGAACGTACTCGTCAAGAAACTAAGATTGAACTTATTGCCTCTGAAAACTTTGTTAGTGAAGCAGTAATGGAAGCTCAAGGATCTGTACTTACAAACAAATATGCAGAAGGTTATCCAGGTCGTCGTTATTATGGTGGTTGTGAGCATGTGGACGTTGTTGAAGATATCGCGAGAGACCGTGCGAAAGAAATCTTCGGAGCTGAGTATGTAAACGTTCAGCCTCACTCTGGTGCACAAGCAAACATGGGTGTTTATTTCACAATTTTAGAGCATGGTGATACAGTTCTTGGAATGAACTTATCTCACGGTGGTCACTTAACACATGGTAAGCCTGTTAACTTCAGTGGTGTGCAATATAACTTCGTTGAGTATGGTGTTGACGAAGAAACTCACCGCATCAACTATGAAGATGTGTTAGAAAAAGCTAGACTTCACAAGCCAAAGTTAATCGTTGCTGGTGCAAGTGCATACCCAAGAGCAATCGACTTCAAAAAATTCCGTGAAATCGCTGATGAAGTGGGTGCTTACTTCATGGTGGATATGGCTCATATCGCTGGACTTGTTGCTGCAGGACTTCATGAAAACCCAGTGCCATACGCAGATTTCGTTACAACAACTACTCACAAAACACTTCGTGGACCACGTGGTGGGATGATTCTTTGTAAAGAAGAGTTCGGTAAGAAAATTGATAAATCAATCTTCCCTGGTATCCAAGGTGGACCGCTTATGCATGTTATTGCTGCAAAAGCTGTATCATTTGGTGAAACTCTTCAAGATAGCTTTAAAACATACGCTCAAAACATCATTGATAACGCAAAACGTTTAGCAGAAAAGCTTCAATCAGAAGGTTTAACACTTGTATCTGGTGGTACTGATAACCACTTACTATTAGTAGATGTTCGTTCTCTTCAGTTAACTGGTAAAGTGGCTGAGCACGTATTAGATGAAATCGGAGTTACTGTTAATAAAAACACAATTCCATTTGAAACAGAAAGCCCATTCGTAACAAGTGGTATCCGTATCGGAACTGCTGCTGTAACAAGCCGTGGCTTTGGTTTAGAAGAAATGGATGAGATCGGAAGCATTATTGCATTTGCATTAAAAAATCACGAAGATGAAGCGAAGCTTGCTGAAGCAAAACAACGCGTTGAAAACTTAACAAGCAAGTTCCCTTTATACCGTAACTTATAA
- a CDS encoding TIGR01440 family protein — MTNLQKWKQDLSELLKDLTNQAELSAGNLLVVGCSTSEVIGEKIGTAGTEEVAEIIYETFHTLHQTTGVHLAFQCCEHLNRALVVEKEVARAKGFEEVSVVPVRKAGGAMATYAYQHMQNPVVVEFIKADAGVDIGDTFIGMHLKHVAVPLRSKITEIGSAHVTMAKTRPKLIGGVRAVYESTTENQSCR; from the coding sequence ATGACAAATCTTCAAAAATGGAAGCAAGATTTATCTGAGTTACTAAAGGACTTAACAAATCAGGCTGAGCTTAGTGCAGGCAATCTCCTTGTAGTAGGCTGCAGCACAAGTGAAGTAATCGGTGAAAAAATCGGTACGGCCGGCACAGAAGAAGTAGCCGAAATAATTTATGAAACATTCCATACCCTCCACCAAACAACAGGTGTGCACCTAGCCTTTCAATGCTGTGAGCACCTAAACCGCGCACTAGTTGTGGAAAAAGAGGTAGCCAGAGCAAAGGGCTTTGAAGAAGTCTCCGTTGTTCCTGTGAGAAAAGCAGGTGGCGCAATGGCCACCTATGCCTATCAGCACATGCAAAACCCGGTTGTGGTGGAATTTATCAAAGCGGATGCTGGAGTCGACATCGGCGACACCTTCATCGGAATGCACTTAAAACATGTTGCCGTCCCACTTCGTAGCAAAATAACGGAAATCGGCTCTGCCCATGTGACAATGGCCAAAACCCGTCCAAAACTAATCGGTGGAGTACGGGCTGTTTATGAAAGCACAACAGAAAATCAATCTTGTCGTTAA
- the rpiB gene encoding ribose 5-phosphate isomerase B has translation MRVAIASDHGGINIRKEIIGLLEELNIEFEDMGCECETSVDYPDYALPVAEKVANGEFDRGILICGTGIGMSIAANKVKGIRCALVHDTFSAQATREHNDTNMLAMGERVIGPGLARDIAKIWLTTDYQGGRHATRVGKITQYEENQN, from the coding sequence ATGAGAGTAGCAATTGCGTCAGATCACGGTGGAATCAATATTAGAAAAGAAATTATTGGATTACTTGAAGAATTAAATATTGAATTTGAGGATATGGGATGTGAATGTGAAACATCCGTGGATTATCCTGATTACGCTCTACCTGTAGCAGAAAAAGTAGCAAACGGTGAATTCGACCGTGGCATCTTAATCTGTGGAACTGGCATCGGAATGAGCATCGCTGCCAACAAAGTAAAAGGCATCCGCTGCGCACTTGTTCATGATACATTCAGTGCTCAAGCAACTCGTGAGCACAATGATACGAACATGCTTGCAATGGGTGAGCGCGTAATCGGTCCTGGCTTAGCACGAGATATCGCTAAAATCTGGCTAACAACAGACTATCAAGGTGGGCGTCATGCAACACGCGTAGGCAAGATCACTCAATACGAAGAGAATCAAAACTAA
- a CDS encoding methyl-accepting chemotaxis protein, translating into MKQKKYKFSLRLKLVIFTTVLAIITYSTSAIFISFLVEYVDHLVSPGIFTLITLVMGIFWSGVLAYFGSGFLTRALQKLEVAAYKAAQGDINEDVPVSDSDDEIRGLSVAFNEMLHNMRNMVQSIESNFHSTNEQVSQMATASSSASNQADEILVTVQEIARGADQSATAIQETATSVEDIIEFATQVEEKATTSEKLSNEMVSSLNETKEVYTSLIGGIQTLAEENEKSMTAVRRLEEHANEVSSIVSLVGEIANQTNLLALNASIEAARAGEHGKGFAVVADEVRKLADESAKAVQGITGLIQNIQQEVQNVVGQIGEQVETARNQAKNGQVSAEILSESSQAILDVATAVKQISELIHQQMDSLHRTGAQSEEVAAIAQETSAGAHEVASSIKEQSEQINHMNDLGKKLAESSEELRKTIDRFII; encoded by the coding sequence ATGAAACAGAAAAAGTATAAGTTTAGCTTAAGGTTAAAGCTGGTCATTTTTACAACCGTACTTGCGATTATTACGTATTCAACTAGTGCGATTTTTATTTCATTTTTAGTTGAATATGTTGATCACCTTGTGTCACCAGGAATATTTACGCTCATTACATTAGTAATGGGAATTTTCTGGTCAGGGGTCCTAGCTTATTTCGGATCAGGATTTTTGACAAGAGCATTACAAAAGCTTGAAGTTGCTGCATACAAAGCTGCACAAGGAGATATAAATGAAGATGTTCCTGTTTCAGATAGTGATGATGAAATTAGAGGACTTAGTGTAGCTTTTAACGAAATGCTGCACAACATGAGAAATATGGTTCAAAGCATTGAGTCAAACTTCCACTCAACTAATGAACAAGTTAGTCAAATGGCAACGGCATCTAGTAGTGCTTCAAACCAGGCGGATGAAATATTAGTCACTGTTCAAGAAATTGCACGTGGTGCAGACCAATCGGCAACAGCTATTCAGGAAACTGCGACATCTGTTGAAGATATTATTGAATTTGCTACACAGGTTGAAGAGAAAGCGACAACATCAGAGAAGCTATCAAATGAAATGGTATCCTCATTAAATGAAACGAAAGAAGTTTATACATCACTAATCGGTGGAATTCAAACACTAGCAGAAGAAAATGAAAAATCAATGACAGCTGTGCGTCGTTTAGAAGAGCACGCAAATGAAGTATCATCGATCGTATCACTTGTTGGAGAGATTGCAAACCAAACAAATCTCCTCGCACTAAATGCTTCTATTGAAGCTGCTAGAGCAGGTGAGCATGGTAAAGGCTTTGCTGTTGTTGCTGATGAAGTTCGTAAACTGGCTGATGAAAGCGCAAAAGCCGTTCAAGGAATAACAGGTCTCATACAAAACATTCAACAAGAAGTTCAAAATGTTGTTGGGCAGATTGGGGAACAAGTAGAAACGGCTAGAAACCAAGCGAAAAATGGACAAGTTTCGGCTGAAATCTTAAGCGAATCAAGTCAAGCTATCTTAGATGTGGCGACTGCAGTAAAGCAAATTAGTGAGCTTATTCATCAACAAATGGACTCATTACACAGAACAGGTGCGCAATCTGAGGAAGTGGCCGCTATTGCCCAGGAAACATCAGCAGGTGCACATGAAGTCGCATCGTCGATTAAAGAGCAGTCCGAACAAATTAATCACATGAACGATTTAGGAAAGAAACTAGCAGAAAGTTCAGAAGAATTAAGGAAAACAATTGATCGTTTTATTATTTAA
- a CDS encoding low molecular weight protein arginine phosphatase, translating into MTNVLFVCTGNTCRSPMAEALLNHLKNSDSISVKSAGVFAFGGSTASPNAIEALKEKGITCEHQSSSLTKDLVEWATIILTMTNQHKQSVIDQHPYAGRKTFTLSEYVSDQDEEKRDISDPFGGPLPMYRQTLSDLEELISKLVKKLNK; encoded by the coding sequence ATGACAAATGTACTATTTGTTTGTACGGGAAATACATGCAGAAGCCCTATGGCTGAGGCTCTTTTAAATCACTTGAAAAACTCAGATAGCATTAGCGTAAAGTCTGCAGGAGTTTTTGCTTTTGGTGGCAGTACAGCATCTCCAAATGCAATTGAAGCCTTAAAGGAAAAAGGGATTACATGTGAACATCAATCCTCAAGCTTAACAAAAGACCTAGTTGAATGGGCGACGATTATTTTAACGATGACAAATCAACATAAACAATCGGTCATTGATCAACATCCTTATGCAGGGCGTAAAACCTTTACACTTTCAGAATATGTTTCAGATCAGGATGAAGAAAAACGAGATATTTCAGATCCATTCGGGGGACCACTCCCAATGTATCGTCAAACGTTATCGGATCTCGAAGAACTTATTTCAAAATTAGTGAAAAAGCTCAACAAATGA
- a CDS encoding TIGR03943 family putative permease subunit: MEQSDHLGFQKFIRGIILVGFTMLLFKLIISGDITNFIAPKMLPFIYFATGTFLILGTIQIFRSDSKKDIDLFCDCGLDHTAKSSPIKSLLIYSIFLFPILTGFMFPEVILDSSIVAKRGINLGTSSVAAEENQNTSTQEKSTDESTATDDTQPKSVDDLYIEGLLNSEKIVVTDVEYQKISGYLETNLDEFVGKEIELTGFVYREPDFTQDQMAVSRFTVSCCVADLQVMGTLATGDEVKNLKNDEWVKVTGVIEKTDRNGVTIPSIGISSLEKVEAPSDPYIYIY, translated from the coding sequence ATGGAGCAGTCAGATCACTTAGGATTTCAAAAGTTTATTCGTGGAATTATCTTAGTTGGCTTTACGATGTTATTGTTTAAACTGATCATTTCAGGAGATATTACCAACTTTATTGCACCAAAAATGCTGCCGTTTATTTACTTTGCTACCGGTACATTTTTAATACTTGGGACCATTCAAATTTTTCGTAGTGACTCTAAAAAAGATATTGACCTTTTTTGTGATTGTGGACTAGATCACACTGCAAAAAGCTCACCAATCAAGTCTCTACTAATCTATTCAATCTTTTTGTTTCCAATCTTAACTGGATTTATGTTTCCGGAAGTTATTTTGGACAGCTCGATCGTAGCAAAAAGAGGTATTAACTTAGGAACGTCTTCTGTAGCAGCGGAAGAAAACCAAAACACTAGCACACAAGAGAAATCAACTGACGAAAGCACTGCAACAGATGATACTCAGCCAAAAAGTGTTGATGATCTTTACATCGAGGGACTTTTAAATAGTGAGAAAATAGTTGTCACAGATGTAGAGTATCAAAAAATATCTGGATATCTTGAAACAAATCTAGATGAGTTTGTCGGTAAAGAAATAGAACTAACAGGCTTTGTATACCGTGAGCCTGATTTTACTCAAGATCAAATGGCAGTCTCCAGATTCACCGTATCTTGCTGTGTGGCAGATCTTCAGGTAATGGGAACTCTCGCAACCGGTGACGAGGTAAAGAATTTAAAAAATGATGAATGGGTAAAGGTAACAGGTGTCATCGAAAAAACGGATCGAAATGGAGTAACAATCCCATCTATTGGAATTAGTTCGCTAGAAAAAGTTGAAGCACCTTCTGATCCATATATCTATATTTATTAA
- a CDS encoding permease: MKTSLLNQSKEIIGLALVAVFIYFFLFWDYEIFQRQFTIPQNLLNLNTIFLSIVIEAIPFILLGVFVSSLIQVFVSEETVQKYIPKNMIVAVLPAALLGAIFPVCECAIVPVVRRLIKKGMPLHVAFVFLACAPILNPVVAASTYFAFRNNTDILIGRMALAFLLSMVIGLILYILFKQSNQFKVTSEELIGRGADPSETPMKVNRLKATIYHASDEFFDMGKYLIIGALIASLFQTFLDRSILVSLGSNEFSSPIVMMAFAFLLSLCSEADAFVAASFGSAFAPGALLAFLVYGPMLDLKNTVMLFAYFKTKFVLVFMLVVTVVVYVGVLIYQAIVF, translated from the coding sequence ATGAAAACTTCACTACTAAATCAGTCAAAAGAGATAATAGGTTTAGCTTTAGTTGCCGTGTTTATCTATTTTTTTCTCTTTTGGGATTACGAAATTTTCCAAAGGCAATTTACCATTCCTCAGAATCTATTAAACTTAAATACAATCTTTTTAAGTATTGTCATTGAGGCTATCCCGTTTATATTGTTAGGTGTTTTTGTTTCATCTCTCATTCAAGTCTTTGTCTCAGAAGAAACTGTTCAAAAATATATCCCAAAGAATATGATCGTGGCCGTATTACCGGCTGCATTATTAGGAGCAATTTTTCCAGTCTGTGAATGTGCCATTGTCCCTGTTGTGAGAAGGCTTATTAAAAAAGGGATGCCCTTGCATGTTGCGTTCGTCTTTTTAGCTTGTGCCCCTATTTTAAATCCTGTTGTTGCTGCTTCAACTTACTTTGCTTTTCGAAACAATACGGATATCTTAATTGGGCGTATGGCTTTGGCGTTTTTATTATCAATGGTCATCGGATTAATTTTATATATTCTATTTAAACAAAGTAATCAGTTTAAAGTAACATCTGAAGAGTTAATTGGTAGAGGAGCGGACCCATCAGAAACTCCTATGAAAGTAAATCGACTAAAAGCAACGATTTACCATGCAAGTGATGAATTTTTCGATATGGGTAAATATTTAATCATTGGTGCTCTAATCGCTAGCCTATTCCAGACATTCTTAGATCGAAGCATTCTTGTAAGTTTAGGCTCAAATGAATTTTCTTCACCTATTGTTATGATGGCTTTTGCTTTTCTGTTATCTCTATGCTCAGAAGCGGATGCATTTGTTGCTGCTTCATTCGGAAGTGCGTTTGCACCAGGTGCTCTACTAGCATTCCTGGTTTATGGACCTATGCTGGATTTGAAAAACACGGTCATGCTATTTGCTTATTTTAAAACAAAGTTTGTCCTTGTATTTATGTTGGTTGTGACAGTTGTTGTATACGTAGGTGTTCTTATCTATCAAGCAATAGTATTTTAA
- a CDS encoding GTP-binding protein, with amino-acid sequence MNKPVEVYILSGFLGSGKTTVLKRIVDECKKRDQKLGIILNELGDTNVENHLFEDEKMYELLNGCICCSIQDDLKMTLNQFVENPVDVLLIEGTGVANPNEIVEALATPEFIDRFSLLSIISLVDASNYLDYQSIFSSSKEIRTLLKEQITSASLIILNKTDLVSDKKLDKINLQINKLITHDVPVVQSSFGEVPADVLLQTRIRTLKLSEEPKTCGCSSTCDHDHSHDHVNHAAIKAIKLEDLPVVEKKIFEKWLKELPNDVLRGRNHSI; translated from the coding sequence ATGAACAAGCCTGTTGAAGTCTATATACTAAGCGGTTTTTTAGGAAGCGGAAAAACTACTGTTCTGAAGCGAATTGTAGATGAGTGTAAAAAACGTGACCAAAAGCTCGGCATTATTTTAAACGAGCTTGGCGATACAAATGTAGAAAATCATCTTTTTGAAGATGAAAAAATGTACGAGCTTCTTAACGGCTGTATTTGCTGTTCGATTCAGGATGACTTAAAGATGACCTTGAATCAATTTGTGGAAAATCCTGTTGATGTGTTACTTATTGAAGGAACTGGTGTAGCAAATCCGAATGAAATTGTGGAGGCTTTAGCCACTCCTGAATTTATAGATCGTTTTTCTCTACTTTCGATTATTAGTTTAGTTGATGCTAGTAATTACCTTGACTATCAAAGTATTTTTTCTAGTTCAAAGGAAATTCGTACATTATTAAAGGAACAAATTACAAGTGCATCACTGATTATTTTAAATAAAACGGATCTTGTTTCAGATAAAAAGCTAGATAAAATCAATTTACAAATAAACAAATTAATCACCCATGATGTACCTGTTGTGCAATCTAGCTTTGGCGAGGTACCGGCAGATGTGCTCCTTCAAACAAGAATTAGAACATTGAAGTTATCAGAAGAACCTAAAACATGTGGCTGTTCTTCTACCTGCGATCATGACCATTCTCACGATCATGTAAATCATGCTGCCATTAAGGCGATTAAGCTGGAAGATTTACCTGTTGTGGAGAAAAAGATATTCGAGAAGTGGCTGAAAGAATTGCCAAACGACGTGTTACGAGGAAGGAATCATTCAATTTAA
- a CDS encoding alpha/beta hydrolase, producing the protein MVELFSLYMTALKQHRTIRVYVPKHYDKGEKRYPVLYMHDGQNVFSDDEAIGGFSLGLEQYLNEQEYELIVVAVDQNPEERMNEYCPWEIGEYSKKHFGQVDLPGGKGKDYVDFIINDLKPFMDNKYRTLSNQNSISGISLGGLISVYAACSYPQVFHKVAAISSAFLRNQEEIETYIQHSNLFGVKGIYMDCGDSETNDERKNKEFVASNKRVYELLNNKAQNVKFDIIPEGRHHYEDFKKRVPAFLEFIK; encoded by the coding sequence ATGGTTGAACTTTTCTCTCTTTATATGACAGCTCTTAAACAACATCGAACAATTCGGGTCTATGTACCGAAGCATTATGATAAGGGAGAAAAACGTTATCCTGTGCTGTACATGCATGACGGTCAAAATGTGTTTAGTGATGATGAAGCGATTGGTGGCTTTTCTTTAGGGCTTGAACAGTATCTTAATGAACAGGAATATGAGTTGATCGTGGTGGCCGTTGATCAAAACCCTGAGGAGCGGATGAATGAATATTGTCCTTGGGAAATTGGTGAATATAGTAAGAAGCATTTTGGGCAGGTTGATTTACCAGGCGGTAAGGGGAAAGACTATGTTGATTTTATCATCAATGACCTTAAGCCATTTATGGATAACAAGTACCGCACATTAAGCAATCAGAACTCAATATCAGGTATTTCACTTGGAGGATTAATTTCGGTTTACGCAGCTTGTAGTTATCCACAGGTTTTCCACAAGGTTGCTGCAATCTCCTCAGCCTTTTTACGTAATCAGGAAGAAATCGAAACATACATTCAACATTCAAATTTGTTTGGTGTAAAAGGCATTTATATGGATTGTGGTGACAGTGAAACAAATGATGAAAGAAAAAATAAAGAATTTGTAGCATCAAACAAAAGGGTTTATGAATTACTGAATAACAAAGCGCAGAATGTGAAATTTGATATTATTCCTGAAGGGCGTCATCACTATGAGGATTTCAAAAAGAGGGTGCCGGCTTTTCTTGAATTTATAAAGTAA
- a CDS encoding manganese efflux pump MntP family protein, with the protein MNIESILGELVTLFIMALALGMDAFSVGLGMGLIKLRMRQIFYIGITIGVFHIWMPLVGMLIGRLLSDTFGTIATLLGGTLLILLGIQMIFASFKKDDEPLITPVGFGLIVFALSVSLDSFSVGLSLGIYGAKTFLTVMMFGVVSMVLTWIGLLVGKRVQNWLGAYSEALGGSILLAFGLKLLFPF; encoded by the coding sequence ATGAACATAGAATCAATATTGGGAGAACTTGTTACATTATTTATTATGGCACTGGCACTAGGTATGGACGCTTTTTCGGTCGGCCTTGGCATGGGCTTAATTAAGCTGCGAATGCGGCAAATTTTTTACATAGGAATCACAATCGGCGTTTTTCATATATGGATGCCACTTGTTGGAATGTTAATTGGTCGTCTACTAAGTGATACGTTTGGAACGATTGCTACTTTATTAGGCGGTACTCTACTTATCTTATTAGGCATTCAAATGATTTTTGCATCGTTTAAAAAAGATGATGAGCCACTCATTACACCAGTAGGCTTCGGTTTAATCGTTTTTGCCTTAAGTGTGAGCTTAGATAGCTTTTCCGTTGGTTTAAGCTTAGGAATCTACGGGGCCAAAACCTTTCTAACTGTCATGATGTTCGGTGTCGTTAGTATGGTGTTAACGTGGATTGGATTATTGGTTGGCAAGCGTGTCCAAAATTGGTTAGGTGCCTATAGTGAAGCGCTAGGCGGAAGTATTCTGCTTGCGTTTGGTTTAAAGCTGTTATTTCCTTTTTAA